A stretch of Desulfuromonas acetexigens DNA encodes these proteins:
- a CDS encoding transposase, translating to MPRQTRLDIPGLLQHVIVRGIERRNIFRTNTDRRDFVERLSRLLVETDTDCYAWALIPNHFHLLLKPKGCELKHFMRRLLTGYAVNFNKRYRRSGHLFQNRYKSIVCEEDAYLLELIRYIHLNPLRAGLVKNLEALARFPWCGHGVLLGNASMEGQSVKDVLTLFAEHPAPACKCYLAFVADGVAVGERPELVGGGLRRSCGQNISEEPQAFDERVLGGGDFVEKLSGLEPLKEGLAPKLDLGRLAHRVAEHFEIGIDELVERGRYPQRIAARDLFCYVAVRILGYSGVQAGKLLGLQRSAVSHAVRRGKVLAEQGGWRIESILVAN from the coding sequence ATGCCCCGTCAAACCCGCCTCGATATTCCCGGTCTGTTGCAGCACGTTATCGTTCGTGGTATCGAACGCCGGAATATTTTCCGCACCAACACGGATCGGCGCGATTTCGTCGAGCGACTCTCCCGTCTGCTCGTCGAGACCGATACGGACTGCTATGCCTGGGCGTTGATCCCCAATCATTTTCACCTCCTCTTAAAGCCCAAAGGCTGTGAACTCAAGCACTTCATGCGTCGGTTGCTGACAGGCTACGCCGTCAATTTCAACAAGCGGTACCGTCGCAGCGGGCACCTGTTTCAAAACCGCTACAAGTCGATTGTCTGCGAAGAAGACGCCTATCTGCTGGAATTGATCCGTTACATCCATCTCAATCCGCTGCGAGCCGGGCTGGTTAAAAACCTGGAGGCTCTTGCGCGTTTCCCCTGGTGCGGTCATGGTGTTCTGCTGGGAAATGCCTCGATGGAGGGGCAATCCGTCAAAGACGTCCTTACTCTTTTCGCGGAGCACCCGGCCCCGGCGTGCAAATGCTATCTGGCCTTTGTCGCCGATGGCGTTGCCGTGGGCGAGCGCCCGGAACTGGTCGGCGGCGGGCTCCGACGCAGTTGCGGCCAGAACATTTCTGAGGAACCACAGGCTTTTGATGAGCGGGTTCTCGGAGGCGGTGATTTTGTGGAAAAACTAAGTGGGCTTGAGCCGCTGAAAGAGGGTCTCGCCCCAAAGCTCGATCTGGGAAGACTCGCACATCGTGTCGCTGAACATTTCGAGATTGGCATCGATGAGCTTGTCGAGAGAGGTCGTTATCCGCAGCGAATCGCGGCTCGCGATCTCTTTTGCTATGTTGCAGTTCGTATCCTTGGCTACAGCGGCGTTCAGGCCGGGAAGTTGCTGGGGTTGCAACGTTCAGCGGTCAGTCATGCCGTAAGGCGGGGAAAGGTTCTGGCGGAGCAGGGGGGCTGGCGAATAGAGTCAATACTGGTAGCTAATTAA